AACTACAGTACAACATGCAACATCTAAAACACCTCCAACCTCTACAGTACTTTCCCCGTTCCACCCACGGATGACATCACCCATCACCCATCACCCTGAAATCCCACCCCCACAACCCGAGTAAGCACCCCCTACCCCATCCCGACATCACCCGACACCCAGTCCAAAATCTCTCCTGCCAACCTGGGTACTCTATCCGCCGCCGTCGGCGCCCCCATACCGTATATCCGTCTCTCTCTGTTTCGCCCGCAAAAAAAATCCACAAACATCCCTGCTTCCACGAAAACGCGTCGTCGCGTCGTCGCTGCGGCCGGCACACGCAATGTGTACTGACTGGCCGGACGGGCCGTCAACCTGCTTTTACTTGTGATTGCTGACAAGAGTATTCTCGTCATGCCATATCATGATAAAGGGTAAGGGTGCAACACATGCTCGCCGCGCTTCGCACTCGCACTCTCGGAACGCTTGCGTAGAAAAGTGACGGCGGGCGGGACAAGGGTATCCATCCATCATCAGGGACTAGAAGGCGTGTGGGTAATAAAAAAAGCTTCCATTGTTACATATTTTACTTTTTACGCCATGCGTGGAGCCACGTGGTGAGATGTGTTTATTTTATTTTTCTGGGGCCAGGGACGAGGCTCGTGGCGTGTTATCTTGTTTCAGATCTGGGTTTGAGTTGGTGTTGCTTTTTTCTCTGCGTGAAGGGTAAGCTGGGCTTCGTGGGCTTACTCTGTGAGATTGGAGGGCATGGCGGGGCAAAGTTTTGGTGTGGGGCGCGTGCGTGTGGGTAAGTCATGGATGGTGACGTGACGTGACGTGACTTTGAGAGTCATATCCGTGGCACGGACTTGCATATGTTGTAATGGATAGTGTGTCTGACAGGTATAAAAATGCTGTCACAGTGTGTGAAGTTATGGGGTTTGGGAATATCGGATTCAATTCATTTCAAGAGGTATCTATGTACAAGGGGAAGCTTCCTGCTTCCGAACGCCATGTAAAAAAGGTCAAAGGTATCATATACAAAAATGCAGCCTAGCCGGGACGGACTCTTCACCACCAGTCACCTTGGTCGTGCATAGCGGCAGCGACCTTGCGGAAACCAGCGACGTTGGCACCACCGACGAGGGATGGGAACTCTCCCTCAGCTGGGGTGAAGTACTCCTTTGCCGTGCTGAGGCAGTTCTCGAAGCAGTCCTTCATGATGCCCTTGAGTTTCTCGTCGACCTGCTCAGCGGTCCAGGACAGACGCTGGGAGTTCTGGGCCATCTCGAGACCAGAGACGGCGACACCTCCAGCATTGGCGGCCTTGCCTGGTGCGTACCAGATGGCATCACCCTTCTTCTCGCGGCGGTGGGCCTCGAAGACCTCGATGGCCTCTTGTGTGCAGCCCATGTTGGAGCCTTCAGCGATGTACTTGGCACCTGACTCAATAAGAGCCTTAGCCTCGTCTTCGGAAACCTCGTTCTGGGTCGCGGAGGGAAGAGCGACATCGACCTTGTTGACCTCCTTCCATGGGCGAGCTCCCTCAATGTACTTGAAGTTGTGGTTCTCGAGCGCGGTAAGAGCCTTGCGCTCCAACTTGAGGGCGGCAATCTGGTTGATGATCTCAGGGGTAAAGCCCTTGTCGTCCTCAGCAATCAGCGCACCCTTGCTGTCGCTGAGAGAGATGACGGTTCCGCCAAGCTCAATGATCTTGAGCGCAGCGTACTGTGCGACGTTTCCGGAACCAGAAAGGGCGACGCGCTTGCCGGCGAAGGACTCTTTTCCGCCCGAGGCATAGTTGATCATGTGCTCAACGTAGTAGACGAGACCGTAACCGGTGGCTTCAGGACGGATCAGGCTACCTCCCCAGGAGCCTCCCTTTCCAGTGAGGACGCCCTCCCAGCGGTTGCGCTCTGCTCGGTATGCGCCAAAGAGGTAGCCGATCTCGCGACCACCGACGCCGATGTCGCCCGCGGGTACGTCCGTGTCGGCACCTGTAGTTTACGTAAGTAGATGTTCTTGTAATGAACCATCGCAAGCGTCGCCCATGGTGCAATGCCTAACAGACGGAAAGATAAGGCGAGATAGACGCGCCAGATCTAAGGCTGTACAGGATGCATGCCCCACTACGGGGATTCCAAGGGTCGCGCTAAAGGAAAGACGTACCAATGTGCTTGTTGAGTTCCCTCATGAATGCAACGCAGAACTTGCGGATCTCGTTGTCGGACTTGCCCTTGGGGTCGAAGTCGCAACCTCCCTTGCCACCACCCATGTTGACTAAACTCTATATTAGTTTTGCACTTTGAAGTGGATTGATGGGGTAGAACGTACGGCCAGTGAGGGCATTCTTGAAGATTTGCTCGAAACCCAAGAACTTGAGGATAGATAGGTTGACGGTAGGGTGGAAGCGCAGACCGCCCTTGTAGGGGCCGAGTGCAGAGTTGAATTGCACACGGTAGCCCTTCTGGACCTGGCACTCGCCCTTGTCGTTCTCCCAGACTACGCGGAACTGGATGATGCGTTCAGGGACGGAGACGACTTCAAGAGCCTTCTTGTACTCGGGGTTCTTGGAGAAGAGGGATGAAGCCTCAAGGGTGGAGACGAGCTCTGTGAGGGCATTAGTTGGGAAATCGAGAATTAGACAAGTCAATTGAGCCGTATTAGATGCTCAAGGACAGGTTAGGCACAAAAGGTCTGAACGTACCCTTCCTGGCTTGCTCAAACTCAGGCTCGGACATTGTGAAGTTGGACTGGAGTATCTTGGTAAATTTGATGTAAAAAGCAAACACACAAGTCAAGAGG
This sequence is a window from Pyrenophora tritici-repentis strain M4 chromosome 4, whole genome shotgun sequence. Protein-coding genes within it:
- a CDS encoding NADP-specific glutamate dehydrogenase, whose amino-acid sequence is MSEPEFEQARKELVSTLEASSLFSKNPEYKKALEVVSVPERIIQFRVVWENDKGECQVQKGYRVQFNSALGPYKGGLRFHPTVNLSILKFLGFEQIFKNALTGLNMGGGKGGCDFDPKGKSDNEIRKFCVAFMRELNKHIGADTDVPAGDIGVGGREIGYLFGAYRAERNRWEGVLTGKGGSWGGSLIRPEATGYGLVYYVEHMINYASGGKESFAGKRVALSGSGNVAQYAALKIIELGGTVISLSDSKGALIAEDDKGFTPEIINQIAALKLERKALTALENHNFKYIEGARPWKEVNKVDVALPSATQNEVSEDEAKALIESGAKYIAEGSNMGCTQEAIEVFEAHRREKKGDAIWYAPGKAANAGGVAVSGLEMAQNSQRLSWTAEQVDEKLKGIMKDCFENCLSTAKEYFTPAEGEFPSLVGGANVAGFRKVAAAMHDQGDWW